From the genome of Pirellulales bacterium, one region includes:
- a CDS encoding helix-turn-helix transcriptional regulator — MQRAKRISRTLSDAERSRVAELREQIAGEKDEIVAEARRHKSAHDAAVARLRDVMRLLHSERTRRGLSLADIQARTGIARSALSRLETDPDANPTLTTVTRYAEALGKDLQIMLADKAHSA, encoded by the coding sequence ATGCAACGAGCCAAACGAATTAGCCGAACGCTCTCCGATGCGGAGCGTTCCCGTGTCGCCGAACTTCGCGAGCAAATCGCCGGCGAGAAAGATGAAATTGTCGCCGAGGCGCGACGTCACAAATCCGCCCACGACGCTGCCGTCGCGCGGCTTCGCGACGTGATGCGGCTGCTTCATTCCGAGCGCACCCGTCGCGGGTTGAGTCTCGCTGACATCCAGGCGCGAACCGGCATTGCACGGTCGGCCCTCTCCCGACTGGAAACCGATCCCGACGCGAACCCTACGCTGACCACCGTCACTCGCTACGCCGAGGCCCTTGGCAAAGACCTTCAGATAATGCTGGCTGACAAGGCGCACAGCGCTTAA
- a CDS encoding alpha/beta hydrolase-fold protein, with protein sequence MKRLFQSAHVAALLFVLSSLNTALADDRPSTPTAQVASASATAHEEDGDFTIGPSYSNAPELSAKNGVPKGELHDFTMDSKDSKIYPGLRGPYQRKVCVYVPSQYVAGTPAPFIVVQDGMSYKNRLPVVLDNLINEHRLPAMIAVLINSGGGDGKGSERGLEYDTVSDKYTTFVETELLPKIAKDYDLKFTTDPEGRAAMGGSSGGACAFTMGWFRPDLYRRILTYSGTYVNQQSPENPESTHGAWEYHEHLIPNSDPKPLRVWLEVGENDNGSKRNEESLHNWVLANQRMAAALKAKGYHYRYVFAKSAGHVDGKVVGQTLPEALLWLWKGYPVK encoded by the coding sequence ATGAAACGGCTCTTTCAGTCCGCCCACGTCGCTGCTCTTCTGTTCGTGTTGTCTAGTTTGAACACGGCCCTGGCTGATGACCGACCATCTACGCCGACGGCTCAAGTCGCTAGTGCTTCTGCGACTGCGCACGAGGAAGACGGCGATTTCACAATCGGGCCGTCGTACTCGAATGCCCCGGAGTTGTCTGCCAAGAACGGCGTACCGAAGGGGGAGTTGCATGATTTCACGATGGACTCGAAGGATAGCAAGATTTATCCGGGCCTTCGCGGGCCGTATCAGCGGAAGGTTTGCGTTTACGTGCCGAGCCAGTATGTCGCCGGAACGCCGGCCCCGTTTATCGTTGTGCAGGATGGGATGTCGTATAAGAATCGCCTGCCCGTGGTCTTGGATAATCTGATAAACGAGCATCGCCTGCCCGCGATGATCGCGGTCCTCATCAACTCCGGCGGCGGAGACGGCAAGGGGAGCGAGCGGGGTCTGGAATACGACACGGTCTCGGACAAATACACGACGTTCGTCGAAACCGAGTTGCTTCCGAAGATCGCGAAGGATTACGATCTGAAGTTCACGACCGATCCCGAAGGCCGGGCAGCGATGGGGGGCAGTTCGGGCGGCGCTTGCGCCTTCACGATGGGCTGGTTTCGCCCGGACCTTTATCGACGCATCCTCACCTACTCGGGAACCTATGTGAATCAACAGTCGCCGGAAAACCCCGAGTCGACACACGGCGCGTGGGAATATCACGAGCATCTGATCCCCAACAGCGATCCGAAGCCGCTGCGCGTTTGGCTGGAGGTCGGCGAAAACGACAACGGCTCGAAGAGGAACGAAGAATCGCTGCACAATTGGGTGCTGGCCAATCAACGCATGGCCGCCGCGTTGAAGGCGAAGGGCTATCACTACCGCTACGTCTTCGCCAAATCGGCCGGGCACGTCGACGGAAAAGTCGTCGGCCAGACGCTCCCCGAGGCGCTGTTGTGGCTTTGGAAAGGGTATCCGGTCAAGTGA